CCCGAGTCGGTGTAGCGCCGCGGCGCCCGGCCGTCCGCGCGGGCGCCCGCGTCGCCGAGGAACGCGCCGTGCCGCACCCCGAGCTCGCGGGCGGCGGCCGCCACCTCCCCGACGCGCGCCGCGGCGAGTTCCTCCCCCGTGAGCCCGTCGAGCGTGCCCGGCACGATCTCGCCCTGCTCGCCGCGGGTCGCGGTCAGCACCGACACGTCGAGCCCCCGGTCGGCGAGTTCGGCGATCAGGCCGCCGGTGGCCAGCGTCTCGTCGTCGGGGTGGGCGTGCACCAGCACGACGCTGCGCGCGTCGCCCAGGAGGTCGTCGAAGCTCATGGCCTCAGCGTAGGCGTGGGCGGCTCCGGGAGGCCCGTCAGGCCAGGGCGATGACCTGGACCAGCAGGATCTTCACCACGGTGCCCAGCGCGAACAGGGCGCCGTAGGCGGAATCGATGCGCTCGTCGTTCACGCGGCCGTTGGCGTAGGCCAGGATGGCCGGCTGCCCGACGAAGCCGGCCAGCGCGCCCGCGGTGCGGGGCGCCGACAGGTCGAGGAAGCGGGCGGCGACGATCAGCACGCCGCAGCCCAGCAGCAGGGTCAGCGCCGACACCGCGACGACGGCCGCGCCGGTGGCGGTGAAGGCCTGCCGGATGAACGCGGGCCCGGACGCCAACCCCACGCAGGCGAGGAAGATCATCAGCCCGAGCTGACGCAGGGTGGCGTTCACGGGGTGGGGCAGGTCCCAGCGGAACGGGCCGACGCGGTGCAGGCCGCCGAGCACCATGCCCACGACGAGCGGGCCGGCGGCCGTCCCCAGCCCGAACGCGATGCCGCCGGGCAGCGGGATCGAGATGAAGCCGGCGAGCAGGCCGAGCAGGATGCCGAAGCCGAGCGTGAGCGCGTCCACCTGCGAGACCCGGCGCTCGGAGTCCCCGAAGAACAGGCTCGCGCCCTCGAGGTTCGCGTTGGGCACGACCGCGAGCACGCGGTCGCCGGGCTGCAGCACCAGGTCGTCGCGGGCCAGCATGTCGATGTCGCCGCGCCGCACCCGGGTCACGATGCCGTGCAGCCGGCCGGTGACGTTGAGCTCGGCGATCGTCCGCCCCACCAGCGACGGGTTGGACACCACGAAGCGCCGGAAGTCGACCTCGCGGCGGTCGTGGGTGAGCGTCCGCTTGCTGGGGCGTCCCAGGAAGGAGCAGGCGGCGGCGACGTCGTCGGGGTTGCCGACCACCAGGACCCGGTCGCCGGGCTCCAGCGGCTCGCCGGGCTGCAGGACGCGCATCGCGCCGTCGCGCTCGAGATAGGAGAACTTCACCGCCTGCCGCCGCCAGCCGGGAATGTCGCCGGGCAGGACGGGCTTCTCCACCACGACGCTGCTGGCGGTCAGGCCGGCCTCGGCCAGCGAGGGCGAGTCCCCCGCGCCGCGCCACCGGCGGGCGACGACGACCGCGACCACCGCCATGCCGACCACCACGCCGGTCGGATAGGCCAGGGCATACCCGACGAGCGTGTCCGGGGCGCCACGCGTGGCCGTGATGGCCGCGTCGATGGCCGGGGAGGTGAGGACGCCGGCGTACGCCCCCGCCAGCACCTCGTGGCTGAGCCCGAGGGCGTCGACCAGCAGCAGGCCCGCGCCGGCCATGGCGAGCAGGCCCAGGACGCCGGCGACCATCAGCCCCCACTGCCGCCGCAGATCCGAACGGAACGTGGTGCCCGCCGCGAGCCCGACGGTGTAGCAGAACAGGACGACGCCGAGGGATTTCACCAGGTCGAGCCCCTCGCCGAAGCGGGGGTCCAGGGCGCCGACGACGAGTCCCATGAACAGGGCGCCGGCCGCGCCGAACCGGATGGGCCCGAACGGGATCTGACCGAACAGGCCGCCGAGCGCCAGGACGAGCATGAGCGTGAGCAGCGGGTTGGCCGCCAGCACGTCGAGCACGAAGAGCCACCTCCTGGATGCGCCCGCGGGCCCCGCGGGCCACCCCAGTGTCCCGCGTGCGGCCGCCCGACGCCATCGGGACCGGGCCGGCGGCGTCCGCGGCAACCGCCGGGCGGATTTCCCCACCGGGTTCCGCCGTTGGGCTGATCAGGGACAATGGGAGCATGACGGCGCAAGGGGGATTCGAGTCGGTGCTCGACTATCTCTCCGGCGAGATCATGCACGGGCGGGTCGCCCCGGGCACCCGGCTGCCCAACGAGCGCGAGCTCGCCGCCCGTCTCGGGGCCAGCCGCAGCGCCGTCCGCGAGGCGATCAAGGTGCTGCACGCCCAGGGCGTCGTGACGACGCATCCCGGCGCGACGGGCGGCACGCGGGTCGCGAGCCACCCCGGCGACGCGTTCGGCCGGATGCTGAAGCTGCACGTCGCGCTCGACACCATCTCGATGCGCGAGCTGACCCAGACCCGCATGGTCCTCGAGCGCGCCGCGGCCGAGGTCGCGGCCACGCGCCGCGACGACGAGGGGCTGGCCGAACTCGACCACCTCCTGACGCTGCAGCAGTCGTGGGCGACGGCGCAGGCCTTCCACGACCTCGACACCGCGTTCCACCTCGCCGTGGCCCGCATGGGCGACAACCGCCTCGTGCGCGACCTGACGATCGCGATCCGCGAGGCGGTGGCCTCCCACATCCTCGCCGCCGAGAACATCGCCCCCGACTGGGAGCGGCTGCGGCCGCGGCTGGTCGAGGAGCACCGCGGCATCGTCGCCGCGATCCGTCTGGGGGATGCCGACGCGGCGGGTCGACTCGCCGCCGACCACGTCCGCAGCTCGCACTCCGCCCTGCGGCTGCTCGACTGAGCCGCCGTGCCCGGACCCGCGCGTCGGGCGAGGGGCCGACGCGCCGGGACGCGCGGCACCCAGGGCCCCTGTCGCCGCGCGGGAGGCGCCTGCCAGAATCGGCGTCATGGACTTCGATGCCCACGACCTGAGCGCCACCCACTTCGACGAGTTCGTCCATCACCTCGGCTTGGCCGCCCACCTCGCACCGCTGCGCGCGGCGCTGCGGCCCACCACGTACCTGCTCCTGGACGGCCACGGGCCCGCGCCGGTCGGCGCCAGCAAGGTCGGCGGCGACCCCGACCTGCCCGCGGACGTCGAGTGGCCGATCGACAGCGGCGACTGGGCGATGGCCTTCGCGTTCCAGATCGACCTGGCGCAGGTGCCCGAGGCCGCGCGCGACGCGCTGCCGGCGTCCGGGCTGCTGTCTTTCTTCGTCGGGGTCGACGAGCCGGCCACGGGCGTCGAGCACACCGTCCTGCTGATCCCGGCGGGCGTGCCGCTCGCGCCGCGGCGGCCGCCCGAGGGCGTCGCGATGGCGGCCTTCATGGAGGAGGTCGACCCGGGGCCACTGCGCCTGGAGACGGTCCTGGACCTGCCGCGGTGGGCCACCAACGAGCACACCGCCCTGACCGAGGAATCGATGGACGCCGCGGAACAGGAGGCCTACGAGGCCCTGCAGGAGGCGCTGCGCCCGCCCCGGCAGGATCCGGGCAACGTCGTCGGGCGGCTGCTGGGCCACGCGGCCGGGATCGGCATCGACCCGCGCGAGGACGCCGTCGTCGTCCAGGAGGTCGACCCGAATCTGCTCTACAACTACGACGAGCGCCACAAGATCGACATGGCGCGGGCCGAGAAGTGGCGTCACCTGCTGACCATCTACAGCTGCGGGGCGCTCAACCTGTGGATCTGGGACGCGGGCTACCTCCAGGTGCTGATCCACGAGGACGCCCTGGCCGCCCTCGACTTCGAGAACGACTACGCCTCCGTCGAGTCCAGCTGACCCCTGGCCCCACGCGGACGACTAGCGCTCGGCGAGGTCCAGGGTGCGCTCGGCCGCGCGGATCATCGCCACGTCGATGAAGGTCCCGTCGGGCAGCACGTAGGTGCCGCCGCCCGCCGCGTCCGCCGCGGCGAAGCCCTCGACGATGCGCCGGGCGCGCTCGACCTCCTCGGGGGCGGGCCGGAACGCCGCCGCGATGATCGGCAGTTGACGCGGGTGGATGGCGGCCCGCCCCAGGAAGCCGGCGGCGCGACCCGCCCGGCAGGACGCCTCGAGCCCCTCGGCGTCCGCCACCTGCGCGTAGACCGACATCGCCGGGGGCTGCAGCCCGGCGGCCGCCGCAGCGTTCACGACGCGGGCGCGCTGCCAGCCCAGGTCGTCGGCGGACGCGACCCCCAGCGCGGAACGCAGGTCGGCCTCACCGAGCCCCAGCGACGCGACGCCAGCGCCGGCGATCTCGAAGGCGCGCTCGATCGCCAACGGCGTCTCGAGCAGCGCGTGCACGGCCCGGCCGCAGGCGTGCCGCACCCGCTCGACCTCCTGCGGCGTCTCCACCTTCGGGACGCGCACCTCGACGGACTCGCCCAGGCCCGCGACGACGGCGAGGTCGGCGTCCGCCCACGGCGTCCCGGCAGCGTTGACGCGCACCTGCACCGGACGGCCGGCGACGTCGGCCAGCAGCTCGGCCAGGCCGGCGCGCGCGGCGTCCTTGCGTGCGGGGGCGACGGCGTCCTCCAGGTCGATGATGACCACGTCGGCGTCCCCGGCCAGCGCCTTGCGGGCCAGGTCGGGCCGGTCGCCGGGCGCGTACAGCAGCGTGAGCGGGATCATGCGCCCGATCCTGCCCCGCGGCGCCCGGCGGCGTCGAGGCCCGCGCCCGGGTCGGAGCCCGCGCCGGAACCGTGGATCGCGCGGGAACCAGGCCGCCCGCCCGGCAGGCCGAGCCGGTGGCGTGCGGCCGGGCGGCTGGGGGCGGTCACGCGACCGCCCCGCCGGCGCGCAGGGCGGCGATCCGCTCCGGCGAGTGGCCGAGCTCGGCCAGGACGGCGTCGGTGTCGGCGCCCGGGGCTCGTCCGGTGAAGCCGATCTCGGCCCCGCCCTCGGTGGAGCGGAACAGCCCGCCGTTCATCAGCAGCGGGCCCAGATCCGGATCCTCGACCCGGCGGATCGCGCCGATCGCCTCGAACTGCTCCTCGGCGACGATGTCCTGCGCGGTGTAGATGGGCGCGATCGCGGCCTGCGCGGCGGTGAACGCCTCGATCACCTCGTCGCGGGGGCGGGCGGCGATCCAGGCGCCGACCATGGCGTCCAGCTCGTCGGCGTGCTCGGCTCGGGTCGCCCCGGTGCCGAACCACGGCTGCGTGGTCACCTCGGGGTGGCCCACCAGCGTCATCACCCGCTCGGCGATGGACTGCGACGACGTCGAGACCGCGACCCACGAGCCGTCGGCGGTGGCGTAGATGTTGCGCGGGCATTGTTGACCGACCGGTTGCCGGTGCGGGCCTGCACGGTGCCGAGCTGGTCGTAGCGCGAGACCTGCGGGCCGAGGATCGCCATCAGCGGCTCGACGATGGCCAGGTCGATCACCTGGCCGCGCCCCGTCCGCTCCCGGTGGAACAGCGCGGTCGCGATCGCGAAGGCGGCGGCCAGCGACGTGACACCGTCGGCCAGCCCGAACGCGGGCAGGGTCGGCGCGCCGTCCGGCTCCCCGGTCAGCGACGCGAACCCGCTCATCGCCTCGGCCAGCGTGCCGAACCCGGCGCGCCGCCGCATCGGCCCCACCTGGCCGAACCCGGTGATCCGGGCCAGGATCAGCCCCGGATTACCCTGCGACAACGCCTCATAACCCAGCCCCCATCGCTCCAGGGTGTCGGGGCGGAAGTTCTCGATCACCACGTCGGCCGTGCCGGCCAACTCCCGGAACACCTCCTGGCCCTCGGCGGTCCCCAGGTCGATGCCGACGGTGCGCTTGTTGCGCCCCAGCGTCTTCCACCACAGGTTGTGGCCGTCCTTGCTGGGGCCGTGGCCGCGCGAGCCGTCCGGACGCCGCGGGTTCTCCACCTTGATCACGTCGGCACCCAGGTCGCCCAGGTGCATCGCGGCGAGCGGCCCCGCGAACAGCGTGCTGGCGTCGACGACGCGCAGGCCCGTCAGCATCCCCGCCACGTCAGCCCCTCCCCTCGGGCGCGACCTCCGCGCCGGCCGTCGGGGCGGCGTCCTGCCCGGGGCCCGCGGCGTCGAACGCCACCCGGAACCCGGTCCACGCGTTGCGGTCCAGGTCGAAGCCCTTCCTCAGGTACTTCAGCGTGTGGTCGGGGCCGCGGCGGCCCGGCTCGACGTACCACTCCGACCCCTCGATGGCGTGGTCGGAGCCGCCCTTCAGGATCGCGAACCGGCTGCGGCCGTCGCTGTGCTCGCTGTCGGTCCAGTTCCACACGGCGACGTCGCCGACCCAGTCATCGGACGCCTCGCCCGCCAGTTGCCACTCGAACTCGGTCGGCAGCCGGCCGCCCACCCAGGACGCGTACGCCCGGGCGTCATCCAGGCTCACCCAGGTGGCCGGTTCGTCGGGACCCCGCTGCCCGCCCGGCCCGGACGCCGAGGCGGGCGGCGTCCAGTCGTGCCCGGTGGCGGCGACGAACGCCGCGAACTCGGCGACGGTGACCTCGCGCTCGGCCACGAAGCAGCCGGGCGTCTCCAGCACGTGCTCGCGGGTGCGCAGGTCGTGCAGCCGCGGGTGCAACGGCTTCCACTCGTCCACGAACGGCGCCTCGCCGTACAGCCCCGTCTCGCGGCAGCGGTAGCGCTGGGTGAGGAAGTGGCGTCCGGCCGGCACGGCGACGAAGCCGGACGCCGGCGCGGCGCCCGTCGCGGGCTCCCCCGCGAGCCTGACGGCCTCCCGGTAGGGGAAGCGGGCCGAGCGACCCACGGGCACGGACGCCGACGCGGCGGCGACGAGCTCCGCGCCCGGGCCGGCCACCACCCCGGAGATCGAGCGGGCCGGCACCAGCACCCCGCCGGCGACGGCCGCGCCCGAGGTGAGGCTCAGCAGCAGCGGCTCGCCCTCGGTGGGGGCGGGGTCATCGGTCGACCCAAGGCTGTCGACGGCGGCGCCCGCCCCCTCGTGGCCCGCCCCGGCGAGCCAGGGGGCCAGGTCGGCGGCGCTGAGCGTCACGTCGATCTCCGAGCGGTTCACCAGGGCCAACAGCGTCCGGGAGCCGTCGGTCCACGACGCGGCGTACGCCCCGGCCGCGTGGGCGGCGTCCGACAGCCGCACCAGGGGCGTGTAGACGCCGTCCACGAGCAGGTCGGACCAGGCGCGCTGCACCGGCCGCATCCGCCGCAGCGTGTCGGCGTCGCGGTCGTTCCAGCCGACCCACGCCGAGAACACCACCTCCCAGGCCATCACGCCGACGCCGTTGAGCCACGCCGACTGGAGTTCCTCGTGGTGGTCGCGGTTCCAGCGGCGGATGTGGTGCTGCATGTGCCGGGGCTCGTAGAAGTGCGTCTTGAGCACGCCGGGGACCGGCGAGTCGGCGTACCACTGCGCCCACGACATCGCGTGGGTGCCCAGGTCGTCCAGGGCGAGCTTGGACTCGGTCTCCAGCGCCAGCGCCGGGTTCGCGGCGAACAGCGGGGCGATGAGGGCGGCGTCCGCCTGCTTGAGGGTGTCGAGGAACACCCCGTCGAAGCCGAAGTCGGCGATGATCGCGGCCAACTCCTCGGCGTCGGTGCCGCCGCGCCGGGTGCCGGTGTCCCACGGGTTGAAGTCGCAGAACACCCGGACGCCCGCCGCGTGGAGCGTGTCGACCAGGGCCCGCAGCCCGGGGACCTCGCGGTAGTGGTCCCACTGGTTGCGCCCGTCGATCCCGATCACCGGGTAGGCGTGCCACAGCACGACGCCGTCGAAGCCACCGAACCGGGCGTCCGCGTCGGCGAGCAGCCTGTCCGGGGTGAAGACGCCGGCCTCGAAGTCGTAGAGGAGTTCGTCCCACAGCCAGACCTGCGCGATGACGTGGCAGCCGGCCGTCCACTCCCCCGGCCCGGCGTACCGGGCGGCGTGGTCGGGGTGGCGTCCGCGCGCCCCCGCGCGCCAGCGCTCCAGGGTGGCGCGCCAGGCGTCCCACTGCGCCGGATCGTCCGGCGCGATGAAGATCTTGGCCTGGTCGAGGCCGGTCAGGTCGGCGTCCGGGGCGAGCGGGACGGCGGTCGGCGCGTCGATCGGGCGGGGGACGAGTGGGTTCAGCGGGCCGGCGGCCGGCTGCGGTGTGACGGTCATGACTCCTTCTTCGTGGACGGTCGGGGGGCTGTCAGGGCAGGGCGGCCCGCACCTCGTCGCGGGTGGGGATCGAGTCCTGGGCGCCCGGACGCGTGACGGTGAGGGCGGACGCCGCGGCCGCCTCGGTGGCGGCCTCCTCGTAGCCCGCGCCGCGCGCGAGCGCCGCCGCCAGGACGCCGCAGTAGGTGTCGCCGGCGGCCGTGGTGTCGACGGCGTCGACGCAGACCGCGGGGATCTCGAGCGGTTCCTCGCCGCGGGTCACGATCCGCGAGCCGGACGCCCCCAGCGTCAGCACGACCGTCTCCACCTCCCCGCCGAGCCGCTCCAGCGCCTCGTCCAGGTCGTCGGTGCCGGCCACGTCGCGGGCCTCGTGCTCGTTGACGATCAGCACGTCGACAGCGGCCAGGAGCTGGTCGGGCAGCGGACGCGACGGCGCCGCGTTCAGCAGGAACGGGACACCGTGGTCGCGGGCCAGGTGCGCGGCGGCCGTGACGGTCTCCAGCGGCGTCTCAAGCTGGGCCAGCACGACCGCCGCCCGCGGATGAGCGCCTCCTGCGTGGGCGACAGGGCGGTGAACGCGCCGTTGGCGCCCGGGATGACCACGATGGCGTTCTCGCCGTGGGCGTCCACGCTGATCAGCGCCTGCCCCGAGGGCCCCTCGAGCCGGGCGAGCCCGGCGACGTCGACGCCCGAGGCGGCCAGGCGGTCGGCCAACCAGCCCCCGTCGGCGTCGGTGCCCACGGCCCCGACGAACGCCACCTCGGCGCCGCCGGCGCGGGCCGCGGCGACGGCCTGGTTGCCGCCCTTGCCGCCCGGGGACCGGGCGAAGCCCGCGGCCAGCACGGTCTCCCCGGGCTCGGGGATCCGCGCGACGCGCGCCGACAGGTCGGCGTTGACGCTCCCCACCACGACGACGGCGCTCATGCGAACCTCCGCGCCAGCGTCTGGGTGCGGGCGGCCAACTCGGTGAAGCTGACGCCGTCGAAGCCGGGCAGGCTGGTGGCGTAGCGATCGCGGAGCGGCTCGACCCAGGCCCGGGGCAGCGCCGCGGCGCCGGCGAGGCCGCCGGCGATCGACCCGACGGTGGCGCCGGCCGAGTCGGTGTCCCAGCCCGCCATCACGGCGTTCGCGATCGCCGCGCCGAAGTCGGGCCGGCCGTCGGGGCCGACGGCCGACGCCAGCGCCCAGCCGATGGTGGCGGCGTTGTTGAGCACGTGCACCCAGTGATGGCGGCCGTACACGTCGTGCAGCGCGTCGAGCGCGTCGTCGCGGTCGGGCACGGCGCCGAGCTCGACGCCGAACTCGATCGCGCGCAGCAGCGCCGAGTCCGCGGGCACGCACGACGCCCCCGCGGCCAGCACGGTCTCCAGGTCGTCGGCGACGACGGCGGCGGCGCAGGCGCCCGCCACCCACATCTCGCCGTAGATGCCCTCGCGGACGTGCGACAGCCGCGCGTCGGTGAACGCGAGCATCGCGGCGTCCTGCGGCCGGCCGGGGTGCGTCCAGCCGAACACGTCGCCGCGGATGAGCGCGCCGATCCACTCGCGGAACGGGTTGTCGGTGCTGCCCGCCCTCGCGGGCTCGATGCCCTGCAGCAGGTTGCGGTAGGCGACCCGCTCGGCGGTGAACACCCGGCCGGCCGGCAGGTTCGCCAGCCAGGCCGTGGCGACGTCGTCGACGGTGAAGTCCTGCCCCAGCGTCTCGAGCAGGGCGAGGTTGAGCAGCGGGTAGTTGAGGTCGTCGTCCTCGGGCATGCCCGCGATGTTCTCCCGCAGCGACGTGGGCCGCGACCGGCGGTTCCACGGGTGGCGCCGCGCGATCGCGGGGTCGAGCCCGACCTCGGTGAAGTACCGGGTCAGCGGCCACTCGCCCAGATCCTCCAGGATGGCCCGGATCCCTTCCCGCGGGATCTTCTCCACCGGCTTGCCGAGCAGGCAGCCGGCCGCGCGTCCGAGCCAGGCGCCCAGGATCCGGTCGTCGGACGCCGACGTGGGCAGCGGCGGCGGCTCGGCGGCGCGCTCGAAGATCTCCTCGGGGTCGGACTCCACCCGCACGACGCCGCGGGCCTCGACCTCCACCAGCAGGCGGCGGGCGAGCGCCCGGTTCGCGGCGGACGCCGGGGTCGGGGCCGCGCCGCTCACCGGGGCGTCCAGCGTCCCCCCGGCGGCCAGCCACTCCTCGCGCAGATCGTCGACGTCGGTGCCCTCGTCCATGGCCTGCACGAACGCGTGCAGCAGCAGGTCCTCGGGCTGCACCCAGGTGAGCCTCACAGCGTCGCCCCCTGCAGGGACGCCGCCCGGGCGCGGGCGATCTCCAGGGTGCGGGCGGCGCGCTCGGCGTCCGCGGCGGCCAGCGTCGCGGCGACCGCGGCGAGCCGGCGTCCGGCCGCCTCGAGGTCGATCCGGGACGCGGCGGCGACCTCGTCGGCCCAGTCGTCCGGGATGACGGCGGTGCCGCCGAGCCCGGCGCAGATCGCCCCCGCCATGGTGGCGATCGAGTCGCAGTCGCGGCCGTAGTTGACCGCGCCCAGCACGGCGGCGCGGTAGTCGCCGTCGTGGGCCAGCACGTAACCCAGGGCGATCGGCAGTTCCTCGATCGCCTTGGTGCGGGACGGCTTGCGCGCGTCCATGTTGGGCTCGCGGTAGGTCTCGCCGACCGTGTCGTAGGGCAGGATCGCCGCGCGCAGGATCGGCTGCAGGTCGACCGCACGATCCCACGACGCCACCGCGTCCCGGACGGCCGCGAGCGCGGCCCGCGTCCCGTCGTGCGCCACCGAGAGGGCGGCCTCGAACACCGACGCCGCGGTGGCGCCGGGTGCCAGCGCCGCGGCCACGGCGGCGGCGTACACCCCGGCGGCCTCGCGTCCGTAGCTGGACTGGTGCGCCCCGGCGATGTCCATCGCCTCGGCGTAGGCGGCGTCCGGGTCGCCGGCGTTCACCGCGCCGACGGGCGCCATGTACATGGCGGCCCCGCAGTTCACCACGTTGCCGACGCCCGCCTCGCGCGGGTCGGCGTGGCTGTAGTGGCAGCGGAGCACGATCCACTTCTCCGCCAGGAACACCCGGTTGAGGATGACGGTCGTCTTCTCCAGTTCGGGGATCCAGCGAGGCTCGGACATCATGATCGGCACGAGCGTCGACGCGACGTCGAAAGCGGTCAGGTGGCCGCCGACCCGCTCGTAGGTGTCGATCATGGCGTGGGTCATGAGGGTGTCGTCGGTCACTCTGCCGTCGCCCTTGTGGTACGGCGACATCGGCCGGGCGTTCTCCCAGTCGTCGAACCAGGGGCCGACGATGCCGGTGACCGGCCCGCCGTGACGCTCCCGGATCTGCTCGGGCTGTACCCCTCGACGGCCCCGCCGAGGGCATCCCCCACGGCGGCTCCGACGATCACCGCCACCAGGCGGTCCTCCGCTTCACGCATGTAGTCCGAACCTCGCTGAATCGTTGGTGGTGCTGAATGGGCGTCCGACTAGCGCTTCCAGCCCGACTCGAGCGCCGACTTCAGGCCGGCGTCATCGATCTCGCCCGTCAGGTACTTCTGGAACGACGGCGTCGCGACGGTGTCCTTCCACTGGGCGTAGCTGTTGGCCTTGAGGTACGGCGCCGACGTCAGCGACTCGCCCGACTTCAGGGTCATGTCCCAGCCATCCTTGCCGCCGGTGTCCTTGAGGATCTTCTCCCGCGCCGTCTTGGACGCGGGGATCAGCGCGTCGGCGGTGTTGAGCTTGGCCATGTTGTCGGGCTCGGTGAAGAACGCGACGAACTTGGCCGCCTCGGCGCCGTGCTTGGAGTCGATGTTGACCGACAGGGTCTGCGGGTTGGCGGCCTGGCCGGTGCCCTTGGTGCCCTGCAGCGGGGGCAGTTCGACCCACTCGAAGCCGTCGGGCGCGTCCTTGGCGATGTTGGCGGCCTGGTAGGAACCCTGCACCGTCATGGCGTACTTGCCGGCGTAGAAGCCCTTGAGCACGTCGCCGCCGCTCTGGGTCAGCGAGGTCTTGTCCAGGGTCCCGGCGTCCGCGAGACCCTTGATGGCCTTCGGCAGCGCGATCTCGGGCTCGCCCACGCTGATGTCGACCTTGTCGCCCTCGCCGCTGAAGAACGTGGCCCCGTTGATCGGGCCGAGCGC
Above is a window of Propioniciclava coleopterorum DNA encoding:
- a CDS encoding ABC transporter substrate-binding protein, encoding MKTTKLAAALLAATVGLGLAACGGAPAQNPGGDTTASGPVSITFQSLSDQPGAIAATKEIVEAWNTANPNIKVETIQAGWDGVYDKLTTQFSGKSAPDVIHYEAASILPFAADGYLRDLSKDISPDAKAEISDGVWDSVTYDGQIIGVPTEMQTYVVFANKKMLTDAGVTIPTGDSMTWEQFTQIAQQATKGDAKGLGWGLKSPTATMMALGPINGATFFSGEGDKVDISVGEPEIALPKAIKGLADAGTLDKTSLTQSGGDVLKGFYAGKYAMTVQGSYQAANIAKDAPDGFEWVELPPLQGTKGTGQAANPQTLSVNIDSKHGAEAAKFVAFFTEPDNMAKLNTADALIPASKTAREKILKDTGGKDGWDMTLKSGESLTSAPYLKANSYAQWKDTVATPSFQKYLTGEIDDAGLKSALESGWKR